A DNA window from Methanomassiliicoccus sp. contains the following coding sequences:
- the radB gene encoding DNA repair and recombination protein RadB: MGCGSLDAMLDGGVEPGCLTLLYGEAGTGKTTLCLILARDMVRAGKKVIYIDTEGVSLERLRQLCGEDFESVVKNILFSAISGFDEQERMVDKAIKLVQGNLDVGMVIVDSISMHYRLTSREEERGDRKSLAGQSTKLTNLARDRAIPVVATSQVYTDVETGSYEALGGHALLHNAKMIIRVDKAGPGGKRRAVLMKARHLPEGLEADFILTHNGISC, translated from the coding sequence TTGGGATGCGGTAGCCTGGACGCTATGCTCGACGGCGGGGTGGAGCCTGGCTGCCTGACGCTATTATATGGTGAGGCGGGCACAGGAAAGACCACGCTCTGCCTCATCCTCGCCCGGGACATGGTCAGGGCGGGGAAGAAAGTGATCTACATAGACACCGAGGGCGTGTCCCTGGAGCGGCTGAGGCAGCTATGCGGAGAGGACTTCGAGTCGGTGGTCAAGAACATTCTTTTCTCTGCGATCAGCGGCTTCGACGAGCAGGAGAGGATGGTTGACAAGGCCATCAAGCTGGTGCAGGGGAACCTGGACGTGGGAATGGTGATAGTCGACTCCATCAGCATGCACTATCGTCTCACCAGCAGGGAGGAGGAACGAGGTGACCGGAAGTCCCTGGCGGGACAGTCCACCAAGCTGACCAACCTCGCCCGCGATAGGGCCATCCCCGTAGTGGCTACCTCACAGGTTTATACGGACGTGGAAACCGGTTCCTACGAGGCCCTGGGGGGGCACGCGCTGCTGCATAATGCTAAGATGATCATCCGCGTGGACAAGGCCGGGCCAGGCGGCAAGAGAAGGGCGGTGCTGATGAAGGCCCGCCACCTTCCCGAGGGTCTGGAGGCAGACTTCATCCTCACGCACAATGGCATCAGTTGTTAG
- a CDS encoding polyprenyl synthetase family protein: protein MDVVKEINARAKRLNVQIMSYLDGENDSKLMRAVRHYPEAGGKRLRPMLAQVVAEAVGKAGDRALPFACSLEIIHNFTLVHDDVMDNDLVRRGRPAVHVLFDMPTAIIAGDALFARAFEIITDTEVPPQNIKQLIRSTAHTVWLIAEGQQEDMDFENIPAEELAMEDYMSMINKKTAVLFECAAEGGALIAGGTEAQVAAMKEYAHHLGMGFQVWDDILNLTSDEKTMGKPVGNDIRNGKRTLIVLHALHTLDKEDERRRTLLHALGNDKATKEEIADAIAALQASGSIDHARALARDHSRKAKELLDCLPPSEEREFLSGLMDFAVGRDI from the coding sequence ATGGATGTGGTCAAGGAGATCAATGCAAGGGCCAAAAGATTGAACGTTCAGATAATGTCCTATCTCGATGGAGAGAACGACAGCAAGCTGATGAGGGCCGTGAGGCACTACCCCGAGGCTGGCGGGAAACGTCTTCGGCCGATGCTCGCCCAGGTGGTGGCCGAGGCGGTAGGTAAGGCCGGGGACAGGGCGCTGCCCTTCGCCTGCTCCCTGGAGATAATACACAACTTCACCCTCGTCCACGATGATGTTATGGACAACGACCTCGTGAGGAGGGGGCGCCCTGCGGTGCACGTCCTTTTTGATATGCCCACGGCCATCATCGCCGGTGATGCCCTCTTCGCCAGGGCATTCGAGATAATCACCGACACCGAGGTCCCCCCGCAGAACATCAAGCAGCTGATAAGGAGCACCGCCCACACTGTGTGGCTCATCGCCGAGGGTCAGCAGGAGGACATGGATTTCGAGAACATCCCCGCTGAGGAGCTGGCCATGGAGGACTACATGTCCATGATCAACAAGAAGACGGCGGTGCTGTTCGAGTGCGCGGCCGAAGGCGGCGCCCTTATTGCCGGAGGCACCGAGGCCCAGGTCGCCGCCATGAAGGAGTATGCCCACCACCTGGGAATGGGCTTCCAGGTCTGGGACGACATCTTGAACCTGACCAGCGACGAGAAGACCATGGGGAAGCCCGTTGGCAACGATATCCGCAACGGGAAGCGCACCCTCATCGTGCTACATGCCTTGCACACCCTGGACAAGGAGGACGAGCGCAGGAGGACACTGCTCCACGCCCTGGGGAACGACAAGGCGACGAAAGAGGAGATCGCCGACGCCATCGCCGCCCTGCAGGCCAGCGGCAGCATTGATCACGCTCGGGCCCTGGCCCGGGATCATTCCCGCAAGGCCAAGGAGCTGCTGGATTGCCTCCCTCCGAGCGAGGAGAGGGAGTTCCTCTCCGGCCTAATGGACTTCGCCGTGGGAAGGGACATCTAA